In Zingiber officinale cultivar Zhangliang chromosome 8B, Zo_v1.1, whole genome shotgun sequence, a single genomic region encodes these proteins:
- the LOC122017554 gene encoding NDR1/HIN1-like protein 6: MEDRVYPSSKPIPPPPQAANGGPPSFPPTKGQAYGTTLPTYRPQARKAPPPRRRRRGRCCSCCLWFTLILIVLVFLAAVAAGVFYLIYRPHRPVFDVSGLRLAAFNVSAAGQLTSRINLNVTARNPNHKLVYLYDTASVSVLSDGVDVGDGSFPSFVQDSKNTTLLSATLTSGQTLDATAASDLRKRTSLALEINVSTKVGVKIGSLKTKKLGIRVRCSGVNVAVPTRKAAPATASTSNAACKVKLHLKIWKLTIS, encoded by the coding sequence ATGGAGGATCGTGTGTACCCTTCGTCGAAGCCCATCCCGCCTCCTCCTCAGGCAGCGAACGGGGGGCCGCCGTCCTTCCCTCCGACCAAGGGACAGGCGTACGGCACCACGCTTCCCACCTATCGCCCCCAGGCCCGCAAGGCTCCACCTCCCCGGCGCCGTAGGAGGGGCCGCTGCTGTTCCTGCTGCCTCTGGTTCACTCTCATCCTCATCGTCCTCGTTTTCCTCGCCGCCGTTGCTGCGGGCGTATTCTACCTCATCTACCGCCCCCACCGCCCTGTATTTGACGTTTCCGGCCTCCGCCTCGCAGCGTTCAATGTCTCCGCAGCCGGGCAGCTCACCTCCCGGATCAACCTCAACGTCACAGCCCGCAACCCCAACCACAAGCTCGTCTACCTCTACGACACTGCTTCCGTCTCCGTCCTCTCCGATGGGGTGGACGTCGGCGACGGCTCCTTCCCTTCCTTCGTCCAGGACTCGAAAAACACGACCCTCCTCTCCGCCACGCTGACCTCAGGCCAGACGCTGGACGCCACGGCGGCGTCGGATCTGAGGAAGAGGACGTCCCTCGCACTAGAAATCAACGTGAGCACCAAGGTGGGGGTTAAGATCGGGAGCCTGAAGACGAAGAAGTTAGGGATCCGGGTGCGCTGCTCCGGCGTCAACGTGGCAGTGCCGACGAGGAAGGCCGCGCCAGCAACGGCCTCCACCTCGAACGCCGCCTGCAAGGTCAAGCTCCACCTCAAGATCTGGAAGCTGACCATCTCGTAA
- the LOC122015023 gene encoding histone deacetylase 2-like produces the protein MPPTSLSSPGASASSSTAAESLRNSRILASKLYLDVPASKVPLVYSSSYNIAFFGIEKLHPFDSSKWGRICQFLIKEGYLVMNKTVEPLEASEEDLLVVHSETYLSSLKSSLTVATITELAPVAMLPNCILQKKVLHPFRMQVGGSIVAAKLAKERGWAINIGGGFHHCSAEKGGGFCAYADISLCIHFAFVRLNITRVMIIDLDAHQGNGHEIDFSNDRRVYILDMYNAGIYPFDFEAKRYIDHKVELVSGTKTKEYLDKLDEALEVARNNFNPELVVYNAGTDVLDGDPLGRLKVSPDGVMTRDEKVFRFARERNIPLLMLTSGGYMKSSARVIADSIKNLAKKNLITLDQHLVKNS, from the exons ATGCCGCCCACCTCGCTTTCTTCTCCCGGCGCTTCCGCCAGCTCATCGACGGCCGCCGAGAGTCTGCGGAACAGCCGGATCCTTGCCAGCAAGCTCTATTTGGACGTGCCCGCCTCAAAG GTGCCACTCGTCTACTCGTCTTCCTACAACATCGCGTTTTTTGGAATCGAGAAACT GCATCCGTTTGATTCTTCTAAATGGGGCCGGATTTGCCAATTCTTAATTAAAGAAGGTTACTTAGTCATGAATAAAACTGTAGAACCACTAGAAGCTTCAGAAGAAGACCTATTGGTG GTGCACTCAGAAACGTATTTGAGCAGTCTAAAAAGTAGTTTGACTGTTGCCACTATTACtgag CTTGCCCCTGTTGCAATGCTGCCTAACTGCATCTTGCAGAAAAAGGTGCTTCACCCATTTCGCATGCAG GTGGGAGGTTCCATTGTAGCAGCGAAACTTGCTAAAGAGCGAGGTTGGGCTATCAATATTGGTGGTGGTTTCCATCATTGTTCAGCAGAAAAAGGAGGCGGCTTTTGTGCATATGCTGACATTTCTCTTTGCATTCACTTTGCCTTTGTTCGTTTGAATATTACTAG AGTGATGATTATTGATCTTGATGCCCACCAAGGAAATGGCCATGAAATAGACTTCTCAAATGACA GAAGGGTCTATATTTTGGACATGTACAATGCTGGTATTTATCCATTT GATTTTGAGGCTAAGAGATACATTGATCATAAAGTTGAATTAGTC AGTGGTACTAAAACAAAGGAATATCTGGATAAGCTGGATGAAGCTCTCGAG GTTGCAAGAAACAACTTCAATCCTGAACTGGTGGTGTATAATGCTGGCACTGATGTCCTAGATGGTGATCCTTTGGGCAGATTGAAG GTTAGTCCCGATGGCGTGATGACTAGAGACGAGAAGGTTTTCAGGTTTGCTAGAGAAAGAAATATACCACTTCTCATGCTCACTTCAG GTGGATACATGAAGTCGAGTGCCCGAGTGATAGCAGATTCAATCAAAAACCTTGCCAAAAAAAACTTGATAACTCTGGATCAACATCTTGTTAAAAATTCTTGA